In a genomic window of Streptomyces noursei ATCC 11455:
- a CDS encoding NAD-dependent epimerase/dehydratase family protein, with protein sequence MASPGMRVVVVGATGNVGTSVILALGAEPGIESILGLARRLPRWSPAKTGWASVDIADDNTDLAGHFVGADAVIHLAWLFQPTHHPATTWRTNVQGSTRVFEAAATADVPALIYASFVGAYSPGPKDRAVDESWPTDGWPESMLCREKAYVERVLDTFELQHPKTRVVRLRPGFMLKRESAGEQHRLFRGPLVPKHLTRPEHMPAFPAIPGMRYQVLHTDDAAEACRQAAVRTVHGAFNLAAEPVVDAAVLGEMFSARTFPMPGWPARAAVSAAWRTHLLRTPPSLFDAVLHFPIMDTSRAQRELDWTPRYTAQEALRVWLAGLHENASLPTPPLASTARRSREAETRVVGA encoded by the coding sequence ATGGCATCTCCTGGCATGCGGGTGGTGGTCGTCGGGGCCACCGGCAACGTAGGCACGAGCGTCATCCTGGCACTCGGTGCGGAGCCGGGCATCGAGTCGATCCTGGGGCTGGCCCGACGGCTTCCGCGGTGGTCTCCGGCGAAGACCGGGTGGGCGAGCGTGGACATCGCGGACGACAACACGGACCTGGCCGGTCACTTCGTCGGCGCCGACGCCGTCATCCACCTGGCGTGGCTGTTCCAGCCCACGCACCACCCGGCGACGACCTGGCGCACGAACGTGCAGGGCAGTACTCGGGTCTTCGAGGCCGCGGCCACGGCCGACGTACCCGCCCTGATCTACGCGTCCTTCGTCGGAGCCTACTCGCCGGGCCCCAAGGACCGTGCCGTGGACGAGTCCTGGCCCACCGACGGTTGGCCGGAGTCGATGCTGTGCCGGGAGAAGGCGTACGTCGAGCGTGTCCTGGACACCTTCGAACTCCAACACCCCAAGACCCGGGTGGTGCGGTTGCGGCCCGGTTTCATGCTCAAGCGCGAATCCGCAGGCGAGCAGCACCGCCTCTTCCGCGGCCCGTTGGTGCCCAAGCACCTGACCCGGCCGGAGCACATGCCCGCGTTCCCGGCCATCCCCGGCATGCGGTACCAGGTCCTGCACACCGACGACGCGGCCGAGGCGTGCCGGCAAGCCGCCGTGCGCACGGTCCACGGCGCGTTCAACCTGGCGGCCGAACCGGTCGTGGATGCGGCCGTGTTGGGCGAGATGTTCAGCGCACGCACTTTCCCGATGCCGGGCTGGCCGGCTCGGGCCGCGGTCTCCGCAGCCTGGCGCACGCATCTGCTGCGCACGCCTCCGTCCCTGTTCGACGCCGTCCTGCACTTCCCGATCATGGATACCTCGCGGGCGCAGCGGGAACTGGACTGGACGCCGCGGTACACGGCCCAGGAGGCGCTGCGGGTGTGGCTGGCCGGTCTGCACGAGAACGCGAGCCTGCCCACCCCACCGCTGGCCTCCACGGCACGGCGCTCGCGCGAGGCCGAGACCAGGGTGGTCGGTGCTTGA
- a CDS encoding potassium channel family protein translates to MGSPRPRRRRGGTAAAPTSCRTPAGGGRLGSQIAQVLSAAQNDVTLVDRNEDRIAELAGRRTVRLEAGDACQADVLEHAGALTADVVIATTGDDADNLLISLPAKRRFAVPRVAARVNDTENTWLFDHRWGVDVPVPAATPLISLIEEATGATDTVALLRLSKAGVNVVETAITPQSRAAGRALADIALPAGTVIATVDFLSFVGALCERRGQDR, encoded by the coding sequence GTGGGCTCACCGCGGCCGAGGCGACGGCGAGGCGGGACCGCTGCGGCCCCAACGAGCTGCCGCACGCCCGCCGGCGGCGGCCGACTGGGCTCCCAGATCGCCCAGGTGCTCTCCGCCGCCCAGAACGACGTCACCCTCGTCGACCGCAACGAGGACCGCATCGCCGAACTCGCGGGCCGCCGCACCGTACGTCTTGAGGCCGGCGACGCCTGCCAGGCCGATGTCCTCGAGCACGCCGGAGCCCTCACCGCCGACGTCGTCATCGCCACCACCGGCGACGACGCGGACAACCTCCTCATCAGCCTGCCCGCCAAGCGCCGGTTCGCTGTTCCGCGGGTCGCCGCCCGCGTCAACGACACCGAGAACACCTGGCTGTTCGACCACCGCTGGGGCGTCGACGTCCCCGTACCCGCCGCCACCCCGCTGATCTCCCTCATCGAGGAGGCCACCGGAGCCACCGATACCGTCGCACTGCTCCGCCTCAGCAAGGCAGGCGTCAATGTCGTCGAAACCGCGATCACGCCGCAGTCCCGTGCGGCCGGACGAGCCCTTGCCGATATCGCGCTCCCCGCCGGTACCGTCATCGCCACCGTCGACTTCCTGAGCTTCGTCGGGGCCCTCTGCGAACGACGGGGGCAGGATCGTTGA